From the genome of Pan troglodytes isolate AG18354 chromosome 16, NHGRI_mPanTro3-v2.0_pri, whole genome shotgun sequence:
CAATGACCCTGGTCAGCGCTTCTCCTGGATCTCTGGGGGCTGAGGGCAGATGTGGCTATCATTCTCAGCATTCCCCTCCATCTCGCGACCTCTCCGgccctacctcagcttccccagcttTTGCTGCAGTCCTTCTTGCCCCAGCCTGTGGGCAGCGGCCACCTCTCCTGTTGTTCTTAAGGCAAGAAGAGATGtgcaaatagagaaaataatttaatagagAAACAATGAATGATACTCTTCACACTCAGCCTCCTGCAGGGAGGACAGACAGCTCTTGCCCAAGGAAGCATTTAAGGGCAGAAGGGCTACAAATCACCAACACCCGCTGATTACTTAAAAGAAACTCTCAAATACATTCTTTCCAGGTTAAATTCACTTTGTCCTCATAAGTGCCCATGCTGTGGGCTGTGAAGGTATCAGCCCCATTGAAGAGATGGGGAGACCCAGGCCCAGAAAGGGGAAAGAGCTTGCCCAGGGCTCCACAGCGGCAGAGCAGGCCTAGAAGTGGGTAGCCTAGAGGGCACTGGGTCAGACCGTCTCCaggcctccctctccctgtcccagGCTCAAACTCCAGCACAAGGCCTGCGCTGTGGCCAGTGTGGGGCCCAAAGGGAACGGAGGTGGGAGAGATGAGGACCAAGGAACCCTCCTGAGTGCACCCTAGGCCAGGGCAGGAACAAGGCTTGGGCTTCTTAAACCCCAAGAGATCCAACTTTCATGCTTGAAGGATTAACTTAAAGTACCAAGATGGCGGGCAGGTGTGAGTTCCCAGAAAGACTGGTGGGTTCTGTGGGGCTGAGTGCATACTGTGGGGAGGGTGGTCCCTGAGGGGTGTTGGAGTGCCCCATTCCAGTGCAAAGAGGAGCTGAGTTGGAATAAGGGATCCCAGGAAGGGCAGGCCAAGGGCACAGCTGCCTGCTGGCAGGGCGAGGGCAAGCACAGAAGTACCCTGCAGGGGCCCCTTGCCCCCTTCTCGGAGCCAAAAACGATAGACGGCTGCATGCCCCAAAACGGACAGGCACAGGACCCAGTAACCACCAAGTAACAAAGGTCTCATGAAAGAAGTGCTGTTCTCCCAGAGTCCTGCCCTCCCCTCCAGTATACAGCACAGCCATCAAACCACCTGTGGGGTGCAGAGTAACCTGAGGGAGGCTGGGGACTCTGGGATATGGGGGTCTCAGCACTGTCCATCCAAGAAGCCTGCTCGCCAGGGCTGCAGTGGGCCACTTCATTCTTGGCGTCAGCCTGGGTTAGTGCCCCTCTGCTCcagatggctcacatctgtccaATCATTCTTCTAGGGTCACTGAAGGGTGCAAGCTACGGGGGGGAGGGGGACAATGGGGGAGGGTCAGTCTCAGGTCTTTGGTAAGGGAGGCAGAACCCAGGGCCCCCAGCCCTCACCCCTCCTTGGATGGAGGATCGACCCCAGGGCAGGACTCACAGCTACGAACAGATTCCGACAGTCCCTCTTTGTCCAGGGTGTCAGCTTCCCAGCGAGATTCCCTCATCTGTGGGATGTGAAGGCAGCACAAGGGATGAGAGGCAGACACACGAGCCACAGCGCAGTGCCGAGCAAGTGAGAGAGTGAAGGACGGGGACACGAGCCACAGCGCACAGTGCCGAGCAAGTGAGAGAGTGAAGGACGGGGACACGAGCCACAGCGCAGTGccgagcaagagagagagagtgaagggcaGATACAGGGACAGGGAGGCCTGCAGAGGAGGCGGGAGAGCAGACATACACCAGCAGGGGGGGACGACAGCCACAAGCAGAGAGCAACAGAACCCACAGACCCTAGCCCCAGCGTGGCCCCCATGTGCTCACCTTGACCTGCTCCTTCAGGTATTCAGCTCGGGCCATGAGGTTCTGAACCTGCCAAGGAAAGATATGCCCTTGGGTGTGGGGGAGAGTGGCGGGGGGTGGGGTTTCAAAGGGAACTCCTCCTCACCCCTGATGCTCTCCAGAACCCTCTGCCCCATCAGAACAACTTGCCTCCTGAGTCCCTTATCTgctccttcctccaggaagccttcccagacTTTTTGCTGCTGGGTTCCCAGATCCCCCACTGCCCTGTCTGAGCACCCCAGCCCTATGGTTTGACTTCCAGACTTGGAACACCCTGACAGTGGGACATTCCAGAGGGAACCCAAAGAGGTCCCCACAGGTAAgagcagagaaaggggaagaggaagccCCCCAACCCTCTCAAGCTCAGTGGGCACCTCAGTGTGAAGCAGCTCCCGCCTCCGGCCCGGGGGCTCCGCTGTAAAGAGAGGGCGTGTGGTGAGGGCAGGGTGGCCAGAGGCCCTGTGGGGGGCATAAATGGGGGCCCTCACCtgccagcaacagcagcagctccCCCAGGCTGTGCTGGTACAGGTCCAGGGCATCCTGCTCCTCGCCAGCGGCCTCCTCCTGCAGCCACAAGGACATCAGGCTGCTTAGGGTCATGGCCTGGGTATCTCCCCGCCCTGCCCCGACCCACCTGGACCCCTCCCACTGGCACAAACCTTGGCCATGGCAGCTGAAGCCACTTCCAGGGCAGCTAGGAGGCGTGGCTTGTCCCGGGCCATCTCTGAGATGAGGGGAAAGGCTCAGGGTGAGGGAAGCAACCTGCCTGTTCGCTGTAGGATGCCTCTCCCCACCCGCCTCCCCCTCAGGCTGTGGGGAGGTTTGCTGGGGGCCCTGGGGTCAGCCAAAAACCGGAGTCTACCTCTGAGCAGGTCTCGGGCAGAGGTCCCCTGCCTCAGCAGGGCCTGATTGGAAGAGGAGACGATGGCCTTGAGCTCCTCGGCCCGGGACACGTACTGCCCCACCTGTAGCAGGGAAAGGGCCTGAGGAGGGGCTGTCTCACCAGCTACCCTTGCCAGAACCCACCTCCAAGTTCTCCCTTTGCATTGTTAGTGACTGCTTCAAGCTATAAACATGTCAGGGGGCAAATGTGGCTGGCCTGACCCATTCCCAGCTCTGTGTTGCAGGAGAGGAAGTTCCAATTCTAAGAGAGCCATTCCCCAGAGGCCCCCGAGATCTCCGGGCCTTACCTCCTGCCCCCCCACTTCCTCATGGGGACTCTCACCCACCTTTGCCTTAATTGCCTCCTTCCGCTGGGCATCCACTTCATCTGCAGAAAGTGAGGTCATATGAGGAGTCTGGGCGaacccctccctgccccacaacGAACCCTCTGGAATCCCTCAAAACACAATATTCCAGGTTTATGCTCTGCTTTATCGCCTACAAAATTCTAGATAGAGAACTTCTGGAATCCACCTACTGCAGCCACAGATGACTCCCATCCCTGCTGCACCCACGGGCTTCAGGCATGGCCTGGGACTCACAGTGCAGGGCAGGTACAAAGAAGTCCAGAGCCTTGCAGTAGAGTGATAAGGCGGCTGCTGCATCCCCCTCCTGGTCTTTCTTCACAGCCTGCACCACCAGGGCGGTCTGGGGATGGGCAGATCAGGGGTCAGGTCCACCTCCCTACCCTCCCACGCTCACCAAGATGGGAGATCAGCTCCCCTGAGCCCGCCCTCTGTCTCTGTTGGGTGAGTCACCAATTCACCACCAACAGGGGCAACGAGACCTCCAGCCCACCCTCAGCCCATCCCAGCCCCAGCCGTCTGCTCACTGCTCGCCCCAGACTCTCCCCACTGGGCATGTGCTCCAGGTCCACCCAGGGGTGCGCAAAGAAGTCCTGGAAGGAGATGCGACGGCTGGGGTCCCGCTCCAGGAGCCGCTGCAGTAGGTCCCGGCAGTCTCCGGAGAGCAGGGGCCGTAAGGGGAGCTGCAGGGAAGGGAACGGCAGGGACAGATCACACTGGGCTCCTCCACCCCTACCCCTAGCCCAGGGGTCTGCGAGGAACCCCAGAGGTACGCGTTGGACAGGTGGGGAACCTGAGACCGAAGAGGAACAGGATGGGTCAGGATGATGGAGCCAGCGGGGAGCGAGGCCTCCATCCCTGGGCTCCCGGTGCACCCTCGCTGGAGCCCTGAGCTGAGCTAGAATCGTGTTTCTGGGTCCTTATTTCCCTCCCTGGACTATGCTCCTGGGAAGGCTGAGCCTGGCTCTGCTTTGCATTCTCCCCACAAGGGCCTGCAAAATGGGCACTGTGCTGCCAGCTGTAGGCTGACCTGAGGCCCTGGGACAGCCTGGCACCTCGACTTCCAGCCTAGACCATGCCCCTCCACCACAAAGGCAGCCTGGAGCCCATACTCCAGTCTCTGCAGGTCAGAACGAGGTCTAAACCCTCAGGGCCCTGACTCCCTCTGCCCCCCAGTGGTCGCTAAGGCCCTGCTAGACACACCTCGATGACCCGGTTGCTACGGATCTTCTCTTCCAGCTCCGAGAACGACCTGGAGGCAAAGGGGGGCTGCCCGAAGAGGGCTTCTGTGGAAGGGAGGCAGAGTGGAGGCTGGGAGGGAATGGGTCAAGCCTGGCCTGA
Proteins encoded in this window:
- the ULK3 gene encoding serine/threonine-protein kinase ULK3 isoform X1, whose amino-acid sequence is MAGPGWGPPRLDGFILTERLGSGTYATVYKAYAKKDTREVVAIKCVAKKSLNKASVENLLTEIEILKGIRHPHIVQLKDFQWDSDNIYLIMEFCAGGDLSRFIHTRRILPEKVARVFMQQLASALQFLHERNISHLDLKPQNILLSSLEKPHLKLADFGFAQHMSPWDEKHVLRGSPLYMAPEMVCQRQYDARVDLWSVGVILYEALFGQPPFASRSFSELEEKIRSNRVIELPLRPLLSGDCRDLLQRLLERDPSRRISFQDFFAHPWVDLEHMPSGESLGRATALVVQAVKKDQEGDAAAALSLYCKALDFFVPALHYEVDAQRKEAIKAKVGQYVSRAEELKAIVSSSNQALLRQGTSARDLLREMARDKPRLLAALEVASAAMAKEEAAGEEQDALDLYQHSLGELLLLLAAEPPGRRRELLHTEVQNLMARAEYLKEQVKMRESRWEADTLDKEGLSESVRSSCTLQ
- the ULK3 gene encoding serine/threonine-protein kinase ULK3 isoform X3; translation: MEFCAGGDLSRFIHTRRILPEKVARVFMQQLASALQFLHERNISHLDLKPQNILLSSLEKPHLKLADFGFAQHMSPWDEKHVLRGSPLYMAPEMVCQRQYDARVDLWSVGVILYEALFGQPPFASRSFSELEEKIRSNRVIELPLRPLLSGDCRDLLQRLLERDPSRRISFQDFFAHPWVDLEHMPSGESLGRATALVVQAVKKDQEGDAAAALSLYCKALDFFVPALHYEVDAQRKEAIKAKVGQYVSRAEELKAIVSSSNQALLRQGTSARDLLREMARDKPRLLAALEVASAAMAKEEAAGEEQDALDLYQHSLGELLLLLAAEPPGRRRELLHTEVQNLMARAEYLKEQVKMRESRWEADTLDKEGLSESVRSSCTLQ
- the ULK3 gene encoding serine/threonine-protein kinase ULK3 isoform X2; this encodes MQRNGSASRGLEKTRLRLCREARIPESAFLTGLTRESWEARCWCAKDTREVVAIKCVAKKSLNKASVENLLTEIEILKGIRHPHIVQLKDFQWDSDNIYLIMEFCAGGDLSRFIHTRRILPEKVARVFMQQLASALQFLHERNISHLDLKPQNILLSSLEKPHLKLADFGFAQHMSPWDEKHVLRGSPLYMAPEMVCQRQYDARVDLWSVGVILYEALFGQPPFASRSFSELEEKIRSNRVIELPLRPLLSGDCRDLLQRLLERDPSRRISFQDFFAHPWVDLEHMPSGESLGRATALVVQAVKKDQEGDAAAALSLYCKALDFFVPALHYEVDAQRKEAIKAKVGQYVSRAEELKAIVSSSNQALLRQGTSARDLLREMARDKPRLLAALEVASAAMAKEEAAGEEQDALDLYQHSLGELLLLLAAEPPGRRRELLHTEVQNLMARAEYLKEQVKMRESRWEADTLDKEGLSESVRSSCTLQ